One genomic segment of Arthrobacter sp. Marseille-P9274 includes these proteins:
- the nadA gene encoding quinolinate synthase NadA translates to MASISSTIDLMTRPEAEAAAASGGTCSSDLVKAPWNFDGGALPAYGPGASMADSAPAATPRQGQIAEEYRLASDEELDARILAAKEKLGDRLVILGHFYQRDEVVKYADFVGDSFQLAQAAKEKPEAEVIVFCGVHFMAETADMLSGEDQAVILPNLAAGCSMADMADSDSVQACWDQLSGIFGTEPDEDGKIPVMPVTYMNCSAALKAFVGEHGGIVCTSSNAATVLEWAFRRAQRVLFFPDQHLGRNTAKAMGVPLEQMPMWNPRQALGGNDEQTLLDSRVILWHGFCSVHKRFTVDQIEKARADYPGVRVIVHPECPMPVVDAADESGSTDYIRKAIAAAEEPTVFAVGTEINMVNRLAAEYPQHTIFCLDPVVCPCSTMYRIHPGYLAWVLEAYAGTDSLSGGEILNRITVPESVAVPARVALERMLAARP, encoded by the coding sequence ATGGCATCGATCAGCAGCACCATCGACCTCATGACCCGGCCCGAGGCCGAGGCGGCCGCGGCGTCCGGCGGCACCTGCAGCTCGGACTTGGTGAAGGCGCCGTGGAATTTTGACGGCGGCGCCCTCCCGGCGTACGGGCCCGGGGCCTCGATGGCGGACAGCGCGCCGGCGGCCACGCCGCGGCAGGGGCAGATCGCCGAGGAGTACCGGCTGGCCTCGGACGAAGAGCTCGATGCCCGGATCCTCGCGGCCAAGGAGAAGCTGGGGGACAGACTGGTCATCCTCGGGCACTTCTACCAGCGCGACGAGGTCGTGAAGTACGCGGACTTCGTGGGCGACTCCTTCCAGCTGGCGCAGGCGGCCAAGGAGAAGCCGGAGGCCGAGGTCATCGTCTTCTGCGGCGTGCACTTCATGGCCGAAACCGCTGACATGCTCTCCGGCGAGGACCAGGCCGTGATCCTGCCGAACCTGGCCGCCGGCTGCTCCATGGCGGACATGGCGGACTCCGATTCGGTGCAGGCCTGCTGGGACCAACTGAGCGGCATCTTCGGCACCGAGCCGGACGAGGACGGCAAGATCCCGGTCATGCCGGTGACATACATGAACTGCTCTGCCGCGCTGAAGGCCTTCGTGGGGGAGCACGGCGGCATCGTGTGCACCTCCTCCAACGCGGCGACCGTGCTGGAATGGGCCTTCCGGCGCGCACAGCGGGTGCTGTTCTTCCCGGACCAGCACCTGGGCCGCAACACTGCCAAGGCCATGGGTGTCCCGCTGGAGCAGATGCCGATGTGGAACCCGCGCCAGGCCCTCGGTGGCAATGACGAGCAGACCCTGCTCGATTCCCGCGTGATCCTCTGGCACGGGTTCTGCTCCGTGCACAAGCGGTTCACCGTGGACCAGATCGAGAAGGCCCGGGCCGACTACCCTGGCGTGCGCGTGATAGTGCACCCGGAGTGCCCAATGCCGGTGGTCGACGCCGCGGACGAGTCGGGCTCCACCGACTACATCCGCAAGGCCATCGCCGCCGCCGAGGAGCCTACGGTTTTCGCCGTCGGTACCGAGATCAACATGGTCAACCGGCTCGCGGCCGAGTACCCGCAGCACACCATCTTCTGCCTGGACCCGGTGGTCTGCCCCTGCTCCACGATGTACCGGATCCACCCCGGCTACCTGGCATGGGTGCTGGAGGCCTATGCGGGAACGGACTCGCTGTCCGGCGGCGAGATCCTCAATCGCATCACCGTGCCCGAGTCCGTCGCCGTCCCGGCCCGCGTGGCCCTCGAGCGGATGCTGGCCGCACGCCCATGA
- a CDS encoding NUDIX hydrolase translates to MVYSANVSERRRQPPELAISTVIFALRGDGETSGPTLWLPLVRRTRQPYQELWALPGGPLSAAESLQDAAARNLQETTGLQPDYLEQLYAFGGLDRSPAQRVVSIVYWALVKPDEAALAQETDNVRWFRADGVGQLAFDHNQIVDYALWRLRNKVAYSSIAYAFLGEKFTLAQVREVYEAVLGKTLDPANFRRQLRTAPDIEATDEYLQGGRHRPPRLFRYTGSTGPKNGPLA, encoded by the coding sequence ATGGTGTATTCAGCGAATGTGTCAGAGCGGCGCCGGCAGCCGCCGGAGCTGGCGATTTCCACCGTGATCTTCGCGCTGCGGGGCGACGGCGAGACGTCGGGGCCGACGCTCTGGCTGCCGCTGGTCCGGCGCACCCGCCAGCCGTACCAGGAACTGTGGGCCCTGCCCGGCGGGCCGCTGAGCGCGGCCGAATCCCTGCAGGACGCGGCAGCCAGGAACCTCCAGGAGACCACGGGCCTGCAGCCGGACTACCTGGAGCAGCTCTACGCCTTCGGCGGGCTTGACCGTTCGCCCGCCCAGCGCGTCGTCTCGATCGTCTACTGGGCGCTCGTCAAGCCGGACGAGGCGGCGCTCGCGCAGGAAACCGACAATGTCCGGTGGTTCCGGGCGGACGGGGTGGGCCAGCTCGCCTTCGACCACAACCAGATCGTCGACTATGCGCTCTGGAGGCTGCGGAACAAGGTTGCCTACAGTTCCATCGCCTACGCGTTCCTCGGCGAGAAGTTCACCCTGGCCCAGGTCCGCGAAGTCTACGAGGCAGTGCTCGGCAAGACCCTTGATCCCGCCAATTTCCGGCGCCAGTTGCGGACGGCACCGGATATCGAGGCGACCGACGAATACCTCCAGGGTGGCCGGCACCGTCCGCCCCGGCTCTTCCGCTACACCGGTTCGACCGGTCCCAAAAACGGCCCGCTCGCCTGA
- a CDS encoding Lrp/AsnC family transcriptional regulator, whose translation MNIDSLDSDIVTLFSQDPRMSVLEASRVLKVARATVQARLDKMQRAGVIAGWGPRLEPAELGYVVKAYCSLVIRQEIGHDAVAAALARIPEVLELHTVSGESDLLACVVARSNADLQRVLDEITGTNTVLRSSSVIVLNSHFESRTLPLVQAASGRRDAEPQG comes from the coding sequence ATGAATATCGATTCGCTGGATTCGGATATCGTCACGCTGTTCAGCCAGGACCCGAGAATGTCCGTCCTGGAAGCCTCCCGGGTCCTTAAAGTGGCCCGTGCCACGGTACAGGCCCGGCTCGACAAGATGCAACGCGCCGGGGTGATCGCCGGGTGGGGACCGCGCCTGGAGCCGGCCGAACTCGGCTACGTCGTGAAGGCCTACTGTTCGCTCGTCATCCGGCAGGAGATCGGCCACGACGCCGTCGCTGCCGCGCTCGCACGCATTCCCGAGGTCCTGGAACTGCATACCGTATCCGGCGAGAGCGACCTACTCGCCTGCGTCGTCGCCAGGTCCAACGCCGACCTGCAGCGCGTGCTGGACGAAATCACAGGCACTAATACCGTGCTTCGGTCCTCCTCGGTGATTGTCCTGAACAGCCATTTCGAAAGCCGGACGCTGCCTTTGGTCCAGGCTGCGTCCGGGAGGCGGGACGCCGAGCCGCAAGGATAG
- a CDS encoding amino acid permease, with the protein MTRFPRTSGQSTGTHHAGLGQSMKPRQLIMMGLGSAIGAGLFLGSGAGVQAAGPAVLVSYLIAGTLVIIVMGALGEMAAAHPSSGAFSTYAEKALGPTAGATIGWLWWGQLVIVIAAEAVGAAGLIASVWPGLPVWLLALTFMVIFTAINLLGVNNYGEFEFWFAIIKVAAILAFLAVGVALMAGWLPQTPSPGLTNILGTDGFAPAGLGGIATGLLVVIFAFGGTEIVAVAAAETRNPQRSVARAVKTVVWRILVFYVGSVLVITLAVPWDSPSLASPFAAVLTEARIPGADVAITLIAAVALLSALNANLYGASRMIFSLSRRRDAPAGLQIITSRGVPVPAVLASVAFGFAATVLELLFPEKVLPVLLNFVGSTCLAVWGMVLLSQLILRRRAVREGEPLPMKLPGYPWTSGIGLVLLAGIIIIGLFSPATALQLGSTAALITVIALLSRLAVNRRHTTADALHHS; encoded by the coding sequence ATGACGAGATTCCCCCGTACGTCCGGGCAGTCCACTGGCACCCATCACGCCGGACTCGGCCAATCCATGAAGCCGCGGCAGCTGATCATGATGGGACTCGGCAGCGCCATCGGCGCGGGCCTGTTCCTCGGCTCCGGAGCAGGGGTCCAGGCGGCCGGGCCCGCGGTGCTGGTGTCCTACCTGATCGCCGGGACCCTGGTGATCATCGTGATGGGAGCGCTGGGCGAGATGGCCGCCGCGCATCCCAGCAGCGGCGCCTTCTCCACCTATGCAGAGAAGGCGCTGGGTCCGACGGCGGGTGCCACTATCGGCTGGCTCTGGTGGGGACAGCTGGTCATTGTGATCGCAGCGGAAGCGGTGGGGGCCGCCGGGCTGATCGCCTCCGTCTGGCCGGGGCTGCCGGTGTGGCTGCTGGCCCTGACGTTCATGGTCATATTCACCGCCATCAACCTGCTCGGCGTGAACAACTACGGCGAGTTCGAATTCTGGTTCGCCATCATTAAGGTTGCGGCCATCCTGGCCTTCCTGGCCGTCGGCGTAGCCCTGATGGCCGGCTGGCTGCCGCAGACACCGTCGCCGGGCCTGACCAACATCCTCGGAACGGACGGCTTCGCCCCGGCAGGCCTCGGCGGCATCGCCACCGGCCTGCTGGTGGTCATCTTCGCCTTCGGAGGCACCGAAATCGTCGCGGTTGCCGCCGCCGAAACCAGGAACCCGCAGCGCAGCGTGGCCCGGGCGGTCAAGACGGTGGTGTGGCGCATCCTGGTGTTCTATGTCGGCTCCGTCCTGGTCATCACGCTGGCGGTGCCGTGGGATTCGCCGTCCCTGGCCTCGCCCTTCGCGGCGGTCCTCACGGAGGCCCGGATCCCCGGCGCGGACGTCGCCATCACGCTGATCGCCGCCGTCGCCCTGCTGTCCGCCCTCAACGCGAATCTTTACGGCGCATCCCGCATGATCTTCTCGCTTTCCCGGCGCCGCGATGCCCCGGCCGGGCTGCAGATCATCACCTCGCGCGGCGTCCCCGTTCCCGCCGTGCTCGCCTCGGTGGCCTTCGGCTTCGCCGCCACCGTCCTGGAGCTTTTGTTCCCGGAAAAGGTGCTCCCGGTGCTGCTGAACTTTGTCGGCTCGACCTGCCTGGCCGTATGGGGAATGGTGCTGCTGTCCCAGCTCATCCTCCGCCGGCGTGCCGTGCGCGAGGGCGAACCGCTGCCGATGAAACTGCCTGGTTATCCCTGGACAAGCGGCATCGGCCTCGTGCTGCTGGCCGGGATCATCATCATCGGCCTGTTCTCTCCGGCCACAGCACTCCAGCTCGGCAGCACAGCCGCCCTGATCACCGTGATTGCACTGCTGAGCAGACTCGCCGTGAACCGAAGGCACACCACCGCCGATGCCCTGCACCACAGCTGA
- a CDS encoding thiamine pyrophosphate-dependent enzyme: protein MAAELPGLDHAVLTDDDQRRLYRLMVAVRRLDESAIRWQRQGLIPGYAPELGQEAAQVGSGYVLDMSRDFVFPTYREMGVARTVGVDMVEYMATHKATWHGGLYDPAASRFAPIQAVVAGSVLHAVGWAHAQTMDGTGGAAITYFGDGASSQGDVHEAMNFAAVMKAPVVFFIQNNGWAISMPTERQVAGGSVAARAAGYGIPSLQVDGNDVVAVAEATAAALAHARSRKGPAIVEAMTYRRGPHSTSDDPGRYRTLEAERADAGEDPIQRMRAHLLAEGLADEAFFDEALAAAKAEEERIREGIIGLGSRPGTEMFDFVYQEPTPALKAQARAWREESEHV, encoded by the coding sequence ATGGCCGCTGAATTGCCTGGCCTTGACCACGCTGTCCTGACCGACGATGACCAGCGCCGGCTGTACCGCCTCATGGTGGCCGTGCGCCGCCTGGACGAGTCGGCCATCCGCTGGCAGCGGCAGGGCCTGATCCCCGGCTACGCCCCCGAACTGGGGCAGGAGGCGGCACAGGTCGGCAGCGGCTACGTGCTGGACATGTCCCGCGACTTCGTGTTCCCCACCTACCGGGAGATGGGCGTGGCCCGCACCGTCGGCGTCGACATGGTGGAGTACATGGCCACGCACAAAGCCACCTGGCACGGCGGGCTCTACGACCCCGCGGCGTCGCGCTTCGCGCCGATCCAGGCCGTCGTGGCCGGCTCCGTGCTGCACGCCGTCGGCTGGGCCCATGCCCAGACCATGGACGGAACCGGCGGCGCAGCCATCACCTACTTCGGTGACGGCGCCAGCTCCCAAGGCGACGTCCATGAGGCAATGAACTTCGCTGCCGTCATGAAGGCCCCCGTGGTCTTCTTCATCCAGAACAACGGCTGGGCCATTTCCATGCCCACGGAACGCCAGGTCGCCGGCGGGTCGGTCGCGGCCCGCGCGGCGGGCTACGGCATTCCTTCGCTGCAGGTTGACGGGAACGACGTCGTTGCCGTCGCCGAGGCGACGGCGGCCGCACTGGCGCACGCCCGCTCGCGCAAGGGACCGGCCATCGTCGAGGCCATGACCTACCGCCGCGGACCGCACTCCACCAGCGATGACCCAGGGCGGTACCGCACCCTCGAGGCCGAGCGGGCCGACGCGGGCGAGGATCCGATCCAGCGCATGCGCGCGCACCTCCTGGCAGAGGGACTTGCCGATGAGGCTTTCTTCGACGAAGCGCTCGCCGCGGCCAAGGCGGAGGAGGAACGCATCCGCGAGGGCATCATCGGCCTTGGATCACGCCCCGGCACGGAGATGTTCGACTTCGTCTACCAGGAACCGACACCAGCTTTGAAGGCACAGGCCCGCGCCTGGCGGGAGGAGTCCGAACATGTCTGA
- a CDS encoding alpha-ketoacid dehydrogenase subunit beta translates to MQQALNRALSEVLEADPKAMVLGEDVGQLGGVFRVTDGLQRRYGEDRVFDTPLAESGILGMSVGLAMAGYHPIPEVQFDGFAYPAVNQIICQVGRMNYRSRGKLPMPITLRVPSFGGIRAPEHHGESLEALFAHVPGLKVVSPSSPNEAYHLLKFAAGRPDPVVFMEPKSRYWQKGPVDTAGTGYSPEGARVVRGGRHLTLVAWGAMVVRCLQVAELAAEDGIDIEVLDLRWLKPIDAEALAASVTKTRRAVVVHEAPLTSGLGAEVAALITQHCFATLKAPVERVTGFDVPYPSGDLEDEYIPNIDRILFGIQRVLEYRRG, encoded by the coding sequence ATGCAGCAGGCCCTGAACCGCGCACTCTCCGAGGTCCTTGAGGCCGACCCCAAGGCCATGGTCCTGGGCGAGGACGTCGGCCAGCTCGGCGGCGTCTTCCGCGTCACCGACGGCCTGCAGCGCAGGTACGGCGAAGACCGGGTCTTCGACACCCCGCTCGCCGAATCCGGCATCCTCGGCATGTCCGTCGGCCTGGCCATGGCCGGCTACCACCCGATTCCCGAGGTTCAGTTCGACGGTTTCGCCTACCCGGCGGTCAACCAGATCATCTGCCAGGTCGGCCGCATGAACTACCGCAGCCGCGGCAAGCTGCCCATGCCCATCACCCTGCGCGTGCCGAGCTTCGGCGGCATCCGCGCCCCGGAGCACCACGGGGAATCGCTCGAGGCGCTCTTCGCGCACGTTCCCGGGCTCAAGGTGGTCTCGCCGTCGAGCCCGAATGAGGCGTACCACCTGCTCAAGTTCGCTGCCGGCAGGCCCGACCCGGTGGTCTTCATGGAGCCGAAGTCCCGCTACTGGCAGAAGGGCCCCGTGGACACCGCCGGCACCGGCTACTCCCCCGAAGGCGCCCGCGTTGTCCGCGGGGGCCGGCATCTGACGCTGGTGGCCTGGGGCGCCATGGTCGTCCGCTGCCTGCAGGTTGCCGAACTCGCAGCCGAAGACGGAATCGACATCGAGGTGCTGGACCTGCGCTGGCTCAAGCCCATTGACGCCGAAGCACTGGCGGCCTCCGTCACCAAGACGCGCCGCGCCGTCGTCGTCCACGAAGCACCCCTGACCTCCGGCCTGGGCGCGGAAGTAGCCGCGCTCATTACCCAGCACTGCTTCGCGACACTGAAGGCGCCCGTTGAGCGGGTCACAGGTTTCGACGTACCGTATCCCTCAGGAGACCTGGAGGACGAGTACATTCCCAACATTGACCGCATCCTGTTCGGGATCCAGCGAGTATTGGAGTATCGCCGTGGCTGA
- a CDS encoding biotin/lipoyl-containing protein yields the protein MAEISFPLPDLGEGLIEATVLEWLVAEGEQIERNHPLVEVETTKSAVELPSPQAGKVLRVYGEPGDIIKVGEPLIVFEVPDDTAGIVGTVPQEQAPKRRVRLTANLDED from the coding sequence GTGGCTGAAATTTCCTTTCCACTGCCGGACCTGGGCGAGGGCCTGATCGAGGCAACCGTGCTGGAGTGGCTCGTCGCCGAGGGCGAACAGATCGAGCGGAACCACCCGCTGGTCGAGGTCGAAACCACCAAATCCGCCGTGGAACTCCCCTCCCCGCAGGCCGGCAAGGTCCTACGGGTTTACGGCGAACCCGGTGACATCATCAAGGTCGGCGAGCCGCTGATCGTCTTCGAAGTCCCGGACGACACCGCCGGCATCGTCGGCACGGTGCCCCAGGAGCAGGCACCCAAGCGCCGCGTCCGGCTGACCGCCAACCTGGACGAGGACTGA
- a CDS encoding alpha/beta fold hydrolase: MGRHRDQTVEGVDPHLNVHVHEAAPGTTGPHRPIILLHGFASSTKLNWEDAGWITALTQAGRRVVTVDLPGHGGSPAPEEMDAYSPSRIRADLLQLILNAHVRPLKDDDDSTGVDLIGYSLGARLAWEFGATQPELVHRIVLGGPGAHDPLADFDLPAAQRYLADGSEIADPSTAELLRMAQLVPGNDVFALLTMIEAIKTEPFVPSEAVPRMPVLLVAGERDEMARTAPELAKLAPRAELQWLPARTHANAITSRAFKTAAIDFLAS, encoded by the coding sequence ATGGGCAGGCACCGCGATCAGACCGTGGAGGGCGTGGACCCGCACCTGAACGTGCACGTCCACGAGGCCGCACCGGGAACCACCGGCCCGCACCGTCCGATCATCCTGCTCCACGGGTTCGCATCCTCCACCAAGCTCAACTGGGAGGACGCAGGCTGGATCACCGCGCTGACCCAGGCCGGGCGGCGCGTCGTCACCGTGGACCTGCCCGGCCACGGGGGCAGCCCCGCACCGGAGGAGATGGACGCCTACTCGCCCAGCCGGATCCGCGCGGACCTGCTGCAGCTGATCCTCAATGCGCACGTGCGCCCCTTAAAGGACGACGACGATTCCACCGGAGTGGACCTGATCGGCTATTCGCTGGGCGCGCGTCTGGCGTGGGAGTTCGGTGCCACCCAGCCCGAACTGGTCCACAGAATCGTGCTCGGCGGGCCCGGCGCCCACGACCCCCTGGCCGACTTCGACCTGCCGGCCGCCCAGCGCTACCTGGCGGACGGCTCGGAGATCGCAGACCCGTCCACGGCGGAGCTGCTGCGCATGGCCCAGCTGGTGCCCGGCAATGACGTCTTTGCCCTGCTGACCATGATCGAAGCGATCAAGACGGAGCCGTTCGTCCCCTCCGAGGCCGTACCGCGAATGCCCGTGCTGCTGGTGGCGGGTGAACGAGATGAGATGGCGCGGACGGCACCGGAGCTGGCCAAGCTGGCTCCCCGCGCCGAGCTGCAGTGGCTCCCGGCCAGGACCCATGCCAACGCCATCACCAGCCGGGCCTTCAAGACAGCCGCCATCGACTTCCTCGCCAGCTAG
- a CDS encoding serine/threonine-protein kinase, which translates to MDILLGGRYRTGELIGTGGAATVFRALDETLHRDVAVKMFTPTTPDDDAYRRQHTETLLLATLSHPVLVTLLDAGLYEDSSGTMSNYLVMELIEGQDLRKMLAAGPLKPAAVANIGADLADALNYIHENGVVHRDIKPANILMSNTGSLDTRLHPKLSDFGIARVVDASVATVHGATIGTANYLSPEQALSQPVTPASDIYSLGLVLLECLTGEKAFPGPIVESAVARLLKDPPIPETIGADWQELLGRMTAREPDNRPTAHEVALQLRSWTETVVLPPNAGTRESSPPAPVEAQLHRISAVSPDTGNVTTGNVVIPTPPNRAPSVG; encoded by the coding sequence GTGGACATTCTCCTTGGGGGTCGCTACAGGACTGGCGAACTCATCGGTACGGGCGGCGCAGCCACCGTATTCCGGGCACTCGACGAAACGTTGCACAGGGACGTGGCGGTCAAGATGTTCACGCCGACAACGCCCGACGACGACGCTTACCGGCGGCAGCATACCGAAACCCTGCTGCTGGCGACCTTGAGCCACCCGGTGCTGGTCACCCTGCTCGACGCCGGGCTGTACGAAGATTCCAGCGGCACCATGAGCAACTATCTGGTGATGGAGCTCATCGAGGGCCAGGACCTGCGCAAGATGCTGGCCGCCGGCCCGCTTAAGCCAGCAGCCGTCGCCAACATCGGCGCCGACTTGGCTGATGCCCTTAATTACATTCATGAGAACGGCGTCGTGCACCGCGACATCAAGCCTGCCAACATCCTGATGTCCAACACCGGCAGCCTGGACACGCGGCTGCACCCGAAACTGTCGGACTTCGGCATCGCGCGCGTCGTCGATGCCTCGGTAGCCACGGTTCATGGAGCAACCATCGGTACAGCCAACTACCTCAGCCCGGAACAGGCCCTGAGCCAGCCCGTCACGCCGGCCTCGGACATTTACTCACTCGGCTTGGTGCTGCTGGAATGCCTCACCGGGGAAAAGGCCTTCCCCGGTCCCATCGTCGAATCCGCCGTCGCCAGGCTTCTGAAGGACCCGCCGATCCCGGAGACCATCGGCGCCGACTGGCAAGAACTCCTGGGCCGGATGACTGCCCGTGAACCCGACAACCGGCCGACGGCGCATGAAGTCGCACTGCAGCTACGGTCCTGGACCGAAACCGTCGTTCTGCCACCGAACGCTGGAACCCGGGAGTCGTCTCCTCCCGCTCCCGTTGAGGCACAGCTGCACCGTATCAGCGCCGTCAGTCCCGACACCGGCAACGTCACCACGGGCAATGTGGTGATCCCCACTCCGCCGAACCGGGCGCCCAGCGTCGGCTGA
- a CDS encoding HNH endonuclease signature motif containing protein gives MALIPLDATEEMEASILGIRERLLELAARFQAEAAVLPPLDLAAVVAAFEDVSKVVEFFQAVGAHAVEQADLAATVGNSAPSQSTAADFGTAAWADPAAAIGMQDPLGSSELAVRNRKRRKTEFANNAEYLRSRLGIGIVEARRRIRVGKAIARPVRLDGEVGAPALPSLAQAMAAGEVSGHAAALVTDSLARVACVADNETLEAMEASLVQQAAETDADTLGMVAKTWETAVDQNGAEPSEEELKARQGVFYRGRRRGLHQFVINTTDEQYEAMATAMNTATNPRIRPDAIQVAADGGSESVGTGGVGGGVEPVGTAGVGGGVEGVGTAGVGGGSEAVGTGGVGGRIEAEADTLGRQTRADEDARWADQADAAFVSDNPALAPSVLAGLDGCTRAQKLLAGLVSTCKIALNTGRLPDSGGHRAQVVVTTGYEQLAGLLTGGANAVFNGPISATAARRMACDAEIIPAVLGSRGEVLDLGRSQRFFNRATRRALVARDKGCAFPGCTMPAFWTEAHHIVPWWAGGHTSVSNGVCLCILHHDLIEQGNWTIKVAEGIPWFTPPAYIDPDRRPLRNAYWQTSLPPRPKSRSQQLLPSRR, from the coding sequence ATGGCCCTCATCCCATTGGACGCAACCGAAGAGATGGAAGCATCCATCCTCGGAATCCGTGAGCGCCTGCTGGAATTGGCTGCCCGGTTCCAAGCCGAGGCAGCGGTTCTGCCACCTCTGGATTTGGCTGCAGTTGTAGCAGCCTTCGAAGATGTATCGAAGGTCGTGGAGTTCTTCCAGGCCGTGGGTGCCCACGCCGTCGAACAGGCTGACCTAGCCGCCACGGTTGGAAACTCCGCTCCCAGTCAGTCGACGGCGGCCGATTTCGGCACCGCTGCGTGGGCCGACCCTGCGGCCGCCATTGGGATGCAGGACCCATTGGGCTCGTCGGAGCTGGCAGTAAGGAACCGCAAACGGCGGAAGACCGAGTTCGCCAACAACGCTGAGTATCTGCGCTCGCGGTTGGGAATCGGCATTGTGGAGGCGCGGCGCCGGATCAGGGTCGGGAAGGCCATCGCTAGGCCGGTTCGGCTCGATGGGGAAGTCGGAGCACCTGCCCTGCCGTCGCTCGCCCAGGCGATGGCTGCAGGTGAGGTCAGCGGCCACGCTGCTGCCCTGGTGACCGATTCGCTCGCCCGTGTTGCCTGCGTTGCCGACAACGAGACGTTGGAAGCCATGGAAGCCTCCCTAGTGCAGCAGGCTGCCGAAACGGATGCCGACACCTTGGGCATGGTGGCCAAAACCTGGGAAACCGCCGTCGACCAGAATGGAGCCGAGCCGAGCGAGGAAGAGCTCAAGGCCCGCCAAGGCGTCTTCTACCGAGGCCGGCGGCGGGGGCTGCACCAGTTCGTCATCAACACCACGGACGAACAGTACGAAGCCATGGCGACCGCCATGAACACCGCGACCAACCCGCGCATTCGACCGGACGCGATCCAAGTCGCGGCCGACGGAGGATCTGAATCGGTCGGGACGGGTGGTGTGGGTGGAGGCGTTGAACCGGTCGGGACGGCTGGTGTTGGCGGTGGCGTGGAAGGGGTCGGGACGGCTGGTGTCGGCGGAGGCTCTGAAGCGGTCGGGACGGGTGGTGTGGGTGGGCGAATTGAAGCCGAAGCAGACACCCTCGGTCGGCAAACCCGCGCCGACGAAGACGCGAGGTGGGCCGATCAGGCGGACGCGGCCTTTGTGTCGGACAATCCGGCCCTGGCGCCTAGCGTGCTGGCGGGACTGGACGGCTGCACCAGGGCGCAGAAATTGCTCGCCGGACTTGTCAGCACGTGCAAGATTGCCCTGAACACCGGTCGGCTTCCGGATTCCGGCGGACACCGGGCCCAGGTCGTTGTTACCACCGGATACGAGCAACTCGCCGGACTCCTGACAGGCGGCGCAAATGCGGTTTTCAACGGGCCCATTTCAGCGACGGCAGCCCGCCGCATGGCCTGCGATGCAGAGATAATCCCTGCCGTTCTCGGGTCCCGAGGCGAAGTCCTGGATCTGGGTCGCTCACAACGGTTCTTCAACCGAGCCACACGCCGGGCGCTCGTGGCCAGGGACAAGGGCTGCGCCTTCCCGGGATGCACGATGCCGGCCTTCTGGACGGAAGCGCACCATATCGTGCCGTGGTGGGCCGGCGGGCACACGAGTGTCTCCAACGGCGTCTGCCTGTGCATTCTGCATCATGATTTGATCGAGCAAGGCAACTGGACGATCAAAGTTGCAGAGGGGATTCCTTGGTTCACTCCGCCCGCCTACATTGATCCGGATAGAAGACCTTTGCGCAATGCGTATTGGCAGACGAGCCTCCCGCCTCGACCAAAGTCACGAAGTCAGCAGCTACTTCCGTCAAGACGGTAG